In the genome of Drosophila kikkawai strain 14028-0561.14 chromosome 2R, DkikHiC1v2, whole genome shotgun sequence, the window ATCATTCCACGGGAAGGTCCACTGAATGGGGGTGAAGTCACGACGCCAGGGCTTCCTGGGCTTAAACCAGCAGTCGCAGGTCCAGTCCTCCTCGCCAGGGATATCGTCATCACTAATGAAGATAAATAGCAagtgaaattaatattttcagaGATGTATTAGGTATAACTCACCCCCTAACATAGACGCGAACATAGCGCGAGTTCTTCCGGAACATCTGAAGGGCCTCGTTGAAGGTCATCTCCAAGGCTGGCACATCGTTGATCTGTGTGATCTCATCGCCCACCCGCATTCCTCCGCGCTTGGCCAGGCCCGTGGGCGAGACATTGACAATGGTCAGAGGTTCGAACTGATCGCTGCCGCCGGACACTTCCATGCCCCACATGGCATCGTAGAAGCTCATGATCCGGCGATCCGTTTCCAGCGTGTACGAGAACTGTAGCTCGTACTCGACATTGTCGAAAGCATCCGAGGTGTACTTGGGCACCCTAATCTTTGAGTCAAACACCATGGTGATCTCAACAGTAGGGAAGCTAACTAAAGCTGTTAGGATGAAACTGAATTTCAGGCTGTAACTGAGTCCCGATACCAACGGACGGGAGTCACTTTAACGTCTGGCGTTGGTGGCGCATGTAGGTGGCTTTTATAGCTACTAATTGGACAGCTAAGATGGATTCGAGGACAATGTCAATGTCTAAAAGATTTGCCAAGAACAGTGGGGAATGCCTAAAATTGCTAGGAacttattttgcattttaaataatttttaataattaggTAAGTAAGCCTGGTTTTACTGACATTTTAGAAAAAGTTTGATCAGGGAATGCTCTCTACAAAGATTATTATACAACTTATAAAGTGATCTTCATggtatcaaattttgaaaatttgtttattaaaagtcgatttaaatataaaaaatcaatctAAGATTCTCTTTTAATACtcttaaatgttttatttatatatattttcttctttttaacAACTTTCCTGTATAAGGCACAACCCCCTGTACTTGAAAATTTATCGAAAGAAAATCAATGCAAttgatttgcatttaattgttGTCTATTTTTAGTGGCTGTGATTTTGGCTGACGGAAACAAAAGCAACCGACAACGAGGAGGTGGAAGAAGAACCCATGGCCGCTTTTGGCTATTGAAAGTGGAGCCGCTGCGAGAGCCAAGGGAGCCGCGCTTCCACTGGCTGTTGCAGTTCCAATTCCAGTTCCTCCACAGGCCGCTGAGCAAGTGCTAAGCACTTGGCCGGTGCGATTTGATTTCACTGACCTCGATTATGGCCGGCAACCGATATGGTCCCGAGTCTGGGAAGCTGGGAAACCTGCGGCTTTGCTGGACTATTGAATTATTCATTCaagaagcaaacaaaaaaaaaaaaagaggaaaaaagaACATGGTATTGTCGGGGGAGCCACAGCCAAATGGCAAACCGGCGGCGACAACTCGCCTAATTACAGCGGATCTTCTACGGAATCTCTCGTACTTGTACGGTCCCAAATCCTCTCGTGGAGCACTCAGCAGCACTCGGGCTGCTGGCAAACTGGCAGCTTGTCGGGGCTTATGCAATGGCATTCTGTCTGGGATTTGCATCACTGAGCGTGGCCAGTTTCGGTTGTCATGGAATTTCATAGCCACAATGGAAAGGATTTGGACCATGGAATTGAGGTAATTACTTAGCAGGTGCCACTGGCAACTGTAGGACTTACCTGGCCAGAGAATGCATTTTCTCTGTATTTTTCCCTCAACTCGGTCACGTTCCCCTAGCAAGATTACAGGTACTACCCAATAATAGTGTTTTCTTTCTCAGGGCTTTATCGAAAATTAAATAGTCACGAATTTGTCGCCAGTTTGCTATATAAAGGGTTAAGAAGCAAGGTTTTGGAGcttcaaaataaacaaaaatgtctTGTCTTCGAATTTTGCGtaagttttcttaattttagataaacttttcttaataaatttctACGTTTTTTAGTTACCATCACTTTGATACTGATTATAGCCATGGACTCTAAATTAAATcgtattttgtatattaaaaaaaagattttaagtTGAGGTTTTAATAAAAGCTGTTGAACTATTTCTTAGTCCTTGTATTATTTTGGATGATTTTtcttatttcatattttctttggTGATTATAAACCTCCATATCCAGCAGTCCTGTAAGTAGAATTTTGTTACTGGcaaactatttatatttttaagaatccCCTTACATTTCATAAATCCACATAAACCATTTTGGCAACCCCCAAAATAAGACATGTATTCATAGATATATTTCCCAACAAGATACATCTAACAAaagcatttttaatatttttgttttagacTTCTTAGGCCAAGCATTTCAGCTGATCAAACTTGGCTATATATGGCTTAATAAGGTTCACGGCCGTGTAAAACAAACTGACTACGCAGTTCTGCTTCTCAACGACCGACTTTTGGATGAATTGATATGCCAGCCTAATGATTCTGATAATGCTGCCATTTCGCTTGAGTGTTGGCTTGAAATCAACGCAATCGGCCAGCACACTGATAGACGACACAGAATTCTCGATCAGCTGAGCAGCGCAATCGGTGACCACCTCAGCACAGGTGAGATACTTGTCCAGTTTTTGACCTATGGCTGCCTCAGCCTGGTGCTTATGGCATAGCTATGGAAGAGTTTTGAAATAGAACTGGAATACAGTTTCTTTTTAGGTATACTTACAGCCAAAAAGCTCAGCAAAAAGGCAATCTTAATGAAATGCATCGGGGCTTCTTTTTAGACGGCTTCTAACCCACGTTTAAGGCCATGTGGCCATTTTGCCCTATATATAGGCCTCAGGATAATCGCTTTAGTAATGCCGACAGGCCTTTCTTATTCGCAATTTATCGCTTTAAGATGACCTCTAAGCCATATCTAAGTCTATCCGGGTGTGTCTAATCAAATAACCTTGAAAAGGACTTGAAGATCTTTAttgtaataatatataataataatataaggCAAAactatgtatttttaaataaataaatatatgaatctacatataaaaatatatgtagcaAACCTTGAAAAGGAATTGAATGTCTTTTTGGGAGCTAAAGCGATAACTTTACTTAACGAAGACTTAATCTTATAATTTACTTTATATAATCCTTTATTCCCTCTGCTAAAAAGGGTCTTTATATTGGTAACCCTCTACCCAAAGCTTCTACAATAAATGATCATCATATAATTGTGCCAACATGAAAGCCATGctattttcccattttattGCAATTTGCTTAGCTACAATTTACAcacattttcttatttaaaagatataaTCATCTTCGTCCAGGCAACCGAGGCTGACAATTTGCTCTGAAAATGGCTTGATGGTGGCCGCCGTGATGTCTAGTAGATTGCGTAGACACTTGGGTTGGTCGATAACCGCCTTTTTGAAGAACGCGTAGATGGACTTCGTAAACCATAATAAGTCCCGTTTTGAGCCTTTCGCAGGAGGCTCTGCCACAAATCCGGTGCAAAGGTTTATTTCGTAGATAGTTGGAACTATTTTTCTGGCCAAAGCTGACGACGCTTCGATTACCACTTGGGCGCACTTGCCATACTTACTCCACTCGCTCTTAACTACGGCTTGGGCCTCGGTCTCCCTGGGACCCAAAAATATCTATTTAAGTAGATTTTgggatatttaaaaatatattttgatatataataggattgtagtactcacGGCCAAGAAACTCAGCAAGAAAATTGCCTTGAT includes:
- the LOC108076235 gene encoding uncharacterized protein, with protein sequence MVFDSKIRVPKYTSDAFDNVEYELQFSYTLETDRRIMSFYDAMWGMEVSGGSDQFEPLTIVNVSPTGLAKRGGMRVGDEITQINDVPALEMTFNEALQMFRKNSRYVRVYVRGDDDIPGEEDWTCDCWFKPRKPWRRDFTPIQWTFPWNDRRKPVYKESNCFMVPSKMEEKIRARRAATSAVHKKEDAPPHTRSLTPTPRPKNQPGPNLLESVLRPRGPPPRDV
- the LOC108076199 gene encoding accessory gland protein Acp53Ea: MHFIKIAFLLSFLALCHKHQAEAAIGQKLDKYLTCAEVVTDCAAQLIENSVSSISVLADCVDFKPTLKRNGSIIRIIRLAYQFIQKSVVEKQNCVVSLFYTAVNLIKPYIAKFDQLKCLA
- the Acp53C14b gene encoding uncharacterized protein Acp53C14b, whose translation is MNAIKAIFLLSFLAIFLGPRETEAQAVVKSEWSKYGKCAQVVIEASSALARKIVPTIYEINLCTGFVAEPPAKGSKRDLLWFTKSIYAFFKKAVIDQPKCLRNLLDITAATIKPFSEQIVSLGCLDEDDYIF